The window GTTCGTGGCTCGGCCAGACGAAAGCTCCCAGTTCGTGGCATAGGGGCTATGACTCGGGCGGGTATCGGCGTGACCCTCCACCGAGACACCGTAGGTCGTGGTCGAGAGGGCGGGCCCGACGGCCGACAGCACGCCGACGGCGGTGCCGCTCAGCTCGGTGCGGTTGGTGGCAAAAAATGTCTCGGAGCCGACGAGCCGCACGGTGAGTCCGCGTTCGTCGATGGTGAACGACACGGTGTTCTCAAGACCTGTGGTCTCGAGGTTGGTGCGGATCTGCTCGCGCAGGGCGGCGAGTTCGGCCACTTCCTGCTGCGCAAGCTGCAGTTCCGTGAAGCCCTCCCCGGTTTTTGACACCAGTTCGGCCGGCACGATGACGCCGCCTGATACGTCGATCAACTCGCTCGGGTCCTGCCCGAACCCGGTCGCGAGGGAGCTTTTGAGGGCTTCGAACTTGTCTTGGTCCACCGACGACATCGCAAACAGAACGATGAACATACACATCAGCACGGTGACCATATCCATATAGGAGGCCATCCAGCGTTCGTCGGGATGCTCCTCTGGCTCTTCTGCCTTCTTGCGGCGGCGAGAGAGACTCATGCGGCTTCCTTGTTAGTCGCCGAGTCCGCTCCCTTTCCCTTTGCTCCCTTGGCCTTGGGTGCCTTGGACTTATCGCCCTTGCCGCCCTTGCCTGCCTTGCCTTTGCCCTTCGCCGGGGCATCGGAGGGGACCATGGCCCGCAGGCGCTCCCCCAGAATCCTCGGCTGGCTGCCGGACTGAACGGCGAGGACGCCCTCCATCAGCAGCGTCATTCGCTCCGCTTCCATGTCGGTGAGCCGGCGAATGCGAGTTCCGATAGGCAGCCAGATAAAGTTTGCCGAGAGCAGCCCCCACAGGGTTGCCACGAAGGCGGTCGCGATCATGGGGCCGAGCGAATCTGGTGAGGACAGGTTTTCCAGCACGTGGGTGAGCGAAACCACCGTTCCGATGATTCCCACGGTCGGGGCATAGCCGCCAAGGGCTCCGAAGAACTTTGATGCCGTGCGACCTGATTTGGTCTTCGACTCAATCTCGTCCTCGAGCATCATGCGCAGTTCTTCGCCGTCGGTGCCGTCGGCAATGTTCTGCAGGGCTCCCTTAAGGAACGGGTCCGACACTTTATCGGCCTCTTGTTCGAGGGCAAGAAGCCCCTCGCTGCGGGCCTTCTCGGCGAGCCCGACGACCTGGTCGATCACCTGGCTTGGCTTGTAGCTGCTGCCCTTGAGGGCACCGGGAACGGCCTTGGCCGAGACGATGAAGTCCTTGATGGTGCCCCCGGCGATGCCGATGGCGATGGTGGCTCCGAAGACGAGCACCATGGGCGCTGGCAGCAGCAGCGCCTCAACATGGGCACCTTCGAGGGTGATCATCGCATAGAGGGAACCAAAAGCGATGAGGATGCCGACAATAGTTGCGAGGTCCATCAGATCTTCCTCGGGCGAAGCGGGACGGTCTGCTCAGCGCGGTCGGCAGAGTCGTCGAGATCAGAAACGATGCCGAGCTGTGGACCGGAGTCCACTGCGGCGCCGGAGTGAGCGAGGGCAATGACCCGCGCGCGGTAGTACGCGATGCGGTCGATGACCTCTGTCATCGACTCGGTGACGATGTATTTGGCGCCGTCGACCATCACGAGGGTCGTATCGGGGTTCACATGAATGCGCTCGATGAGATCAGGGTTGATCGCGAATTGGCGATCGTTCAAACGCGTGACAACTATCATCGTGCCCATCCATAGGTCTTGGTGTTCGCCGCCCCTCCTGGGCCTGCACGTGTAACTATCGGCCGCCGGTCGCCCGCCGTAAGGCGTAAACCGACGAAGGCCGACACCTTTCGGCACCGGCCTTCTCCGCGAGGGTGCGGCGGCGCGATCGCATCGCCGCACCGCCGCCATCGCGCGCTAGCGCTTGAGGTTCGTGAGCTCCTGCAGCACCTCGTCGGACGTGGTGATGATGCGGGCGTTCGCCTGAAAGCCGCGCTGGGCGACGATGAGGTTGGTGAACTCCTGCGAGAGGTCGACGTTCGACATTTCGAGGGCTCCGGCCGTAACCGTGCCGAGTCCGCCCTGGCCTGGCGTGCCCAGCTCGGCGTTGCCCGAGTTGAAGGTGGCGCGGTACGTGGAGTTACCGGCCTTCTCCAATCCTCCGGGGTTGGTGAAGTTGGCAAGCGCGATGCGCCCGATCGCCTCGGAGGCTCCGTTGCTGAACGAGCCGATGAGCGTGCCGTCCGATGCCATCGTGAACGAGTCGAGCGTGCCGGCGCGGCGGCCGTCCTGGCTCGCGACCGCAACCGTCGTCATGCCGGCGAAGCCCGTGAGGGAGGTCATGTCGACATCGATCGCCGGGGCGGCGAGGGTGAAGTTGCCGGGAGTCGTCAGCGCACCGTTGACGAAGGTAAGGCTGCCGAGTGCCGTGTCGACGCCTGCGTTGTCGTACGACACATCCCAGTTGGCGCCATTGCGGGTGAACGTGAAGGTCACGTTCGTCGCCTGCCCGTTGGCGTCGAACACCTGGGTGTCCCGCACGAGCTGGGTGCCGTCGGCCGCGTCGGAGGGCAGGTTGCCGCCGAATGTCGCCTCCGATGTCGTAACCGCGGGGGAGATCGCGTCGAGCGGGAGGGTGATGTTGCCGATCGCACCGCCATCCATGATCGTGCCATCGACCGCCGACCAGCCCTGCACGATTCCGCCATCGGGTGTGACCAGGCGACCCTGAGCATCCAGGTCGAATGAGCCGGCGCGGGTGTAGAGCATGTCGTTGCCGACGCGGGTGACGAAGAAGCCGTCGCCCGAGATCATCATGTCGGTCGACTTGCCGGTGGCCTGGGCCGATCCCTGGGCAAAGTTCGTCGAGATGCCGGCGACGCGCACTCCGAGGCCGACCTGCGCGGGGTTGGTTCCACCCTGCTCGGCCTGCGGGCCGCCCGCACCCTGCGTCAGCTGCGACAGAGTGTCTTGAAACTGGGTTGCCGAGGCCTTGAACGCGGTCGTGTTGACGTTGGCGATGTTGTTGCCCGTGACATCGAGCATGGTCTGGTGTGAGCGAAGGCCGGAGAT is drawn from Salinibacterium hongtaonis and contains these coding sequences:
- a CDS encoding OmpA/MotB family protein; amino-acid sequence: MSLSRRRKKAEEPEEHPDERWMASYMDMVTVLMCMFIVLFAMSSVDQDKFEALKSSLATGFGQDPSELIDVSGGVIVPAELVSKTGEGFTELQLAQQEVAELAALREQIRTNLETTGLENTVSFTIDERGLTVRLVGSETFFATNRTELSGTAVGVLSAVGPALSTTTYGVSVEGHADTRPSHSPYATNWELSSGRATNVLRYLVESTGVAGNRIGSVGFGSARPLVPEVSPEAQAANRRVDIVILSDLPEAVRALIPDVVSGGIPAESPAVVVEGAG
- a CDS encoding motility protein A, with protein sequence MDLATIVGILIAFGSLYAMITLEGAHVEALLLPAPMVLVFGATIAIGIAGGTIKDFIVSAKAVPGALKGSSYKPSQVIDQVVGLAEKARSEGLLALEQEADKVSDPFLKGALQNIADGTDGEELRMMLEDEIESKTKSGRTASKFFGALGGYAPTVGIIGTVVSLTHVLENLSSPDSLGPMIATAFVATLWGLLSANFIWLPIGTRIRRLTDMEAERMTLLMEGVLAVQSGSQPRILGERLRAMVPSDAPAKGKGKAGKGGKGDKSKAPKAKGAKGKGADSATNKEAA
- a CDS encoding flagellar FlbD family protein; translated protein: MIVVTRLNDRQFAINPDLIERIHVNPDTTLVMVDGAKYIVTESMTEVIDRIAYYRARVIALAHSGAAVDSGPQLGIVSDLDDSADRAEQTVPLRPRKI
- a CDS encoding flagellar hook protein FlgE, with product MLRSLYSGISGLRSHQTMLDVTGNNIANVNTTAFKASATQFQDTLSQLTQGAGGPQAEQGGTNPAQVGLGVRVAGISTNFAQGSAQATGKSTDMMISGDGFFVTRVGNDMLYTRAGSFDLDAQGRLVTPDGGIVQGWSAVDGTIMDGGAIGNITLPLDAISPAVTTSEATFGGNLPSDAADGTQLVRDTQVFDANGQATNVTFTFTRNGANWDVSYDNAGVDTALGSLTFVNGALTTPGNFTLAAPAIDVDMTSLTGFAGMTTVAVASQDGRRAGTLDSFTMASDGTLIGSFSNGASEAIGRIALANFTNPGGLEKAGNSTYRATFNSGNAELGTPGQGGLGTVTAGALEMSNVDLSQEFTNLIVAQRGFQANARIITTSDEVLQELTNLKR